The segment GTCGAACCCAAGACGATTTGAACTTCTAACCCTACACATTGGGGCTGGAAATGCCCGATTTACAATTATTGATTGTTATACGTCTCCCTCTGCTGTTAGTGAAACAGTGCCGAATCTAACTGAATGTtaactgaatttaaataaatcagaatTGATTCTAATTGGTGATTTAAATTGGGACTGGCTTAGTGACAAATCAGAGAATTTCAAGCTGTCTTGTAAATCTCTAAATTTAGTACAGCTTTATGGGCCCATCTTGGCTGCCAAGTGGCATGACTAaaaagaccaggctcctatctgaatgaatggggagagagccagaactgcacttttactggtcaccgggacataaaaactacatgaatagaatctgataaaaatcgctgaaaaagtttgacaactttgccccaaaaaaaggtttaaaaagtgttttcccGACCGGTTATACATCTACTAGGCATGCGTCACCACTTCTGCGCATGTGCAGTAGAAGAATAACAGACCCTTACATCAGTAGAActacacgattggctgaaatatgattcccgctttggctgttaaaagcagatgattggTTTTCTAGAGGGAAACCACACACATTGGCTATAGCCAATTCTCTAAGGGGGCTTTTGGACCTTCCTCAACTGGTTCAGACTTTTGTACTTTTCAGTTCGATGTGAACCAAAGTTTCAGGTGTGAAATCTCCACGGTCCGACAAAAAGAGGTAGTCTGGATCAGACTGAACCATGGTTTGGTTCATTtctagtgtgaaagcattttttggatggttcagaCTTTCAGATTATTCACAGGAAGTCCCATCTCTAACTTCGaaaagctcttgaaaactcatctcttctgagaacactttctcttataacacctatAACCCCTAATATGCACCTGCTGTGCTCCTCTTTCTCTATATCCTTACAACTAGCTTGACTTGATTGCACTATTTTTTAACTCTGATTGCTTCTCCTAGATATCTACTCCATTGATGCATAATGCGttaatagctcttactagtatgatTGTTGCTCCTACAAGAAATCTATTGTTACTCGTAGATCTCCTACTTTACTGATGTGTATTTGTcgtttctcaaatgtaaatcGCTTTGGACAAAAACCACACTAccatgagtaaatgtaaatgtaagccTCCGCCTTATCAGCAGTGGGTTGTAAAATATGTTCTGCTGTCTAGTCCCTAATAGCATTTAGATAGTCTAGATGGGGAATGCATAAACCTCACTTGGACTTGTGCACTAACTCTTTATCCCAAAGCCATATTTTGTTTCCTAACAAAAGTGCATGCAGAAACATAATGTTCTGTAAACACCATTAATTATCACTCAAATTGCACTTAAGCAAATAAAATTTTGTTGCcatttatataatgtattacattactGTGCATTTTACTTCTCTCTTAAACAACCACTGAGAAGCACCAGCACTCATTTTCTCCTTCCCTAAATATATGACAATATACAACAGACAATTATATAAATTGCCCTTTAAAGCTCTCTATTTCCACGCGTTTATGTGACATGCAGTCCAGCAATAAATGCAAAGAGAAGCACATGTTCACTTTACACAAacttgtatgtttttattgataacAATTTTGAAGTATATTTTTCTTAGCAAAAGTATTTTTGGtcagcgctctctctctctctctctctctctacaatATGTTGGCCTCACAGGAGTCAGGCCGCAGTATCTCAAGTGTAACAATgagtttaatacattttctgaaCCAGGGGTAGAAAAAGGCATAGATAATCGGGTTTAAACATGAATTAAAATATAACATACATATTACAAAGGATGATGAAGCATTGATAATAGCGTCCTGGGCACTAAGGAACACAATGTAATATGGGCAGAGGCATATTAgaaaaacaactacaacaacaccaaGAGTCCTGGCTGCTTTGATCTCAGATTTCTTAACATTTACTTTCACTGAACCCTGAAGTGTGACAGCTACAATATGAGACCGCATGGCACGAGCCTGAGACACAGCCACCACAAATACTCTCATATACAGAACTATGATGACAATAACAGGACCGATAAAGGATAAAATCAGATCAGCAAGTTCTGCAATGTAGTTACTGACAGCCACACACTCACCAATGCAAGAAATAGCGCTGCCTGGTTGTTCAAAGTTATCCTTAAGCACCAGTATTTGAAAGATTATAGAACATAtccaacacagagaaacacagacttGAACTCTTTTTTGAGTGACTTTGGTGGAGTAATGCAGAGGATGACAAATAGCCACGTAGCGGTCAGCACATATCAGCACCATATTTCCTACTGAGGTAGAAGTAATAATATATCCTAGACAAGTATACAGCATACAAATGAACGTACCGAGGTACCAGCAGCCATCTATGAGCATAATTTGGAAGAACATGAGGAGGCCCACAAAGAAATCTgagacagccagagagagaaggaggaggttgGTGGGGGTGTGGAGCtgcctggagagagagagacaagcaaCACATATTAAATAACTTGtgaataattatatttataggACACAAGCAGTAACGCAAAATAATGACACTATTTTCcagaaaaacatcaacaaattttgttttcaattcCATGCAGTATGTTTCCCATACTTGAAGTGTGAGATGGTGATGATGACCAGCAGGTTCAGAGTTGTGCTGAGCACAATGATGGAGGACAGTATAATGTACGACATTATAATCTCAAAGTGAGAACGCTTTGGCCTCTTGCAGGACATGTTGAGGAGTTGTGGAAAGCAGAGTTCAACTTCTTCCAGAGTCTCCATCatcacagagagaagagaagctGCTGAGCTCTGGCAGCATTTTGATCAAAGTTCTCTGTAATACAGCTGATTTATTtctgtccttccttccctctctgctgtgttttttttcctttgtagCAAAGAATGACGTCTCTCATCCAATCATTTTCCTTTGCAGTCCTCCTCTCTATTTCAGTCATTGTCATTGCTGTGTTCTGCACAGGAGTCAGTCCCACAGGAATCACCTTTCAGACTGCAGTCATATAGTACAACAgattaaagattatttaattggACAATTTAGATTTTAATTCTAACCCAAACTCAATGTGTAGAGGACCTCCATGAacagaagaaatgtttttaatcttgACTTAAAGATTCACTATCCCAACTCGCTTGTGGCTTTGGATTTAAGTCAATGGTACGGTCCCCAAGACTCACTTGTTCAGAGTTCTCCTGGACTCTGCATAGCCTCCTGCATTTACCACTTCTGGtttaatacaatatttttaGAAGGATGTATCATCATGATATCACATCCATATGTGGTTTCAACGACAGCTTTAACAGTAAAGAATTGgttttgtgtaaaatatataataatataatccaGCCGTAACAAGATCTTTTCATTAACAGGTGCCTCTGTAAGAGAGTTCCCAGTGTTGTGAAGTTCCAAGAATATTGCTCTGGATTCCACAACTTTAACAACCgtgttttttaaaacactgccaTTGTGTGAGCTGTTGTTTGGTTTGCCGGTAAGGAGGCCATAAATACTTTGTGTGATACACTAGCAATTATATGTAAAAACACGCAAGGATATCCACCATTGTAAATCACAATGATATCAACCCTTCACATGGAGGAAAGTGTGTGCTCCACTAACAACTTTGAACAAATGCATTTACAATGTTACATGGTTTACTAGTAGGAACATCTGTGGCAAACCCATACTGCACATCTGTTCACCACTCCACTTTGGCACCATAGATAGGAGAGTACACCAGACTTGGAAACATTCTCCCAAAAACTGAGGTCTAAAAGGCAATGAAACGAAAACCTGATGACATCAAGAATACCCAAAAAgataaatgagtaaatgaagGTATACATTGTGCTAATGTTACTGTGACTATATAGACATGGCATTCATGCGTTTTTGTACAAACTTCTGAAAGTTGTGGGTGTTAATTTTTGATACAAGATGTTACATGATGTAATGTGTACTTCATCTGATTTTAATGGGTCTTTTTAATTTACAGTCTCAATAAAAAAAGGAACTCCAGGACACATGTAAAGCCACTGCTGATTGTCACGAGGTCTCAACTATGACTATGCTGGGAGGGtctgtgagtggttgtctgtgttttgttactttctgtttctgagtgtgtgagGCTGGCtgatgtgttttggtttttctgtcgctcggcctctctctcttccttgtgGCTACCTAGTCTCTACCTTTGCAGTTTGACAGGAGGCGTGACTGGTGGGGAAGCATGGGGCTGGCTCACTCACCTGTCTGGCAGACTGATTAGCACACCTGATCCATATCATGTCGTTCTGTGCTGCTTCATAAACCCTGCAGTTCTCCTCAGCCTTCGCTGGAttgttatgttgtatagagTAGGTCTTTTGCTGGCACCCAGCCTTGTTGCGACCATTGTTCTCTGTTATGCCTTGTGATTAACTTCATCTTTGTCTTAGGTTTTCTTAGTCTGGAGAGGACGCCTTCCCTTATGCCTGTGCTGCCCTTGCAATGCGGTCTCTTGAGCAAAGCTAGACAGCCAGTTAACATTCAAAAGTTCTCCAATAAACACACAAGGCTTgacttttcttgtattttactGAAGTGGTTTCcgcttttggtttgttttgtaaaactgaaacataacAGAATAAGAATATATATCAGTATCCAAACACGAACATATGCATACAGAGACTACATCTGATACATATAACTATGTTACTACACAATCCCTATCAAAGTGTAAAACACGcactgtagcctactgtatacAACATGTGATTACGCCTCCTGTATGAGAACACAGTTCACCTACCACAACATCTACAAGTCACAAAACAATTAAGGAACAGGCTAGCTACTGCTGTGCTGCTAGCTAACAATAAAAACGTGTCTAACATGACATTCTTTGCAAATGCAAGTGATTGAAAATGATTTACATATTACTTACAGGCACATAGTCTCCAAGGCAGAAGCGGATCAGATATACTTTGAGCAACATGAATCCAGCACTGTCTATcttgcctgtctgtcttcaaCTGAAGAGTGTGCTTCACTAAATTATTAACTCTGACCAGTAGAGGGCAGCAACCAGCATGAACCCCTGTAATTTAACCATTAAGCTCAGTATTCAACTATTATCTTAACTTTAAAGACAGCACACTTCTCGCTTGATATAATAACATTGTATCACTACAGATCTTTCCAAACTTGAGGAAAAATGTCTTTTGACAGCAACATACTTAAGAGTTTTTCACAAAGTCTCTGAAAGAAGGACTACAGTTTCTGAGACAGGCCTTAGAAACACCTTTGCTGTCCCATCCTTCACAGTCCTGACCTCTACCTTGCGGACCCTATTGTCACTGCTTGGCAAAACCTTGACTACCACTCCCATTGGCCATTCATTTCTGTGAGCCTGGCTGTCTTTTAACAAGACAACATCTCCTTCTTTGACATTTGGCTTTTCTTTTGTCCACTTCCGGCAGCTCTGCAGAGTAGACAGATATTCTCCTTTCCATCTCTTCCAAAATGTGTCAGCAAGACACTGGACTTGCTTCCACTGCTTTGCATACAACTGAGCAATACCAAGGTTTCCAGAAGGAGCAACAATAGCACTAGTTTTCTGAGTAAGGAGCATCGCTGGGGTGAGTACTGCAGGCATATCTGGGTCAGTGGCACCAGGGGTCTTGCATTCATGATCGCCATCACCTCAGCCATGAAAGTGCTCAGAACTTCATGTGTGAGACGGGTTGGTTTTGTCTGACACAGCATCGCATCTAGAATGCGCCTGGCAACCCCGATAAGTCTCTCCCAGGAGCCACCCATGTGGGAACCATGAGGGGGATTAAAAACCCAGCAGCATCCTTTCTCCTGGAGGTACTTCCTTACAGTTGTGACATCTGTGTTCATATCCAACTCTTTACAAGCCCCCACAAAGTAAGTCCCTCTATCAGACCGCAGAAGTTTTGCTG is part of the Micropterus dolomieu isolate WLL.071019.BEF.003 ecotype Adirondacks linkage group LG07, ASM2129224v1, whole genome shotgun sequence genome and harbors:
- the LOC123973822 gene encoding trace amine-associated receptor 13c-like; the encoded protein is METLEEVELCFPQLLNMSCKRPKRSHFEIIMSYIILSSIIVLSTTLNLLVIITISHFKQLHTPTNLLLLSLAVSDFFVGLLMFFQIMLIDGCWYLGTFICMLYTCLGYIITSTSVGNMVLICADRYVAICHPLHYSTKVTQKRVQVCVSLCWICSIIFQILVLKDNFEQPGSAISCIGECVAVSNYIAELADLILSFIGPVIVIIVLYMRVFVVAVSQARAMRSHIVAVTLQGSVKVNVKKSEIKAARTLGVVVVVFLICLCPYYIVFLSAQDAIINASSSFVICMLYFNSCLNPIIYAFFYPWFRKCIKLIVTLEILRPDSCEANIL